The genomic segment TGAGGCAGAAGGAGGACCGTCGATGAGCGGTCTCTGGACGCTGCCGGTCGCCTATCTGCTCGGATCGGTGCCGCTCGGGTACTGGATCCCCCGCGCGATGCACGGAATCGACATTCGAACTGTGGGAAGCGGCAACACCGGATTCACCAACGTGTACCGCGCTGTGGGTGTGGTTCCGGGGCTGATCGTGCTCGTCGCCGACGTGGCGAAGGGGGCACTCGCCGTTCTTATCGCCCGCGCGGCGGGGGAGGGCGCGGGGCTGATCGCCCTCGCCGGCGCGGCGGCCGTCGCCGGTCACATTTGGTCCCTCTTTCTCCGCTTCCGCGGCGGGAAGGGAGTGGCCACCGCGGCGGGAGTGCTCTTCTCGATCCTCCCGATCGAGGCGGCACTCTCCCTCGCGGTTTTCGGCGTCACGGTCGCCGCCGGCCGTTATATCTCCCTCGGTTCGGTCGCGGCGGCGCTCTCCTTTCCGATCTGGACTCTGATCC from the Candidatus Eisenbacteria bacterium genome contains:
- the plsY gene encoding glycerol-3-phosphate 1-O-acyltransferase PlsY; this encodes MSGLWTLPVAYLLGSVPLGYWIPRAMHGIDIRTVGSGNTGFTNVYRAVGVVPGLIVLVADVAKGALAVLIARAAGEGAGLIALAGAAAVAGHIWSLFLRFRGGKGVATAAGVLFSILPIEAALSLAVFGVTVAAGRYISLGSVAAALSFPIWTLILGSRAPNGVEPPYLALAVVIAALITVRHRANIRRLLAGKESRFSLSRGKGEKEGRRDRG